The proteins below are encoded in one region of Ricinus communis isolate WT05 ecotype wild-type chromosome 6, ASM1957865v1, whole genome shotgun sequence:
- the LOC8277748 gene encoding uncharacterized protein At2g27730, mitochondrial — protein MAPRFALTRLGITRTMFPTHGGATTTKTRYFSDGKGRVLSEEERAAENVYIQKMERERLEKLKQKADKEKAEKNKESAEKKAEESHKG, from the exons ATGGCACCAAGATTTGCACTGACTCGACTCGGTATTACTCGCACGATGTTTCCAACTCATGGAGgagcaacaacaacaaaaactcGCTACTTCAGCGACGGCAAGGGCCGTGTTCTTAGCGAGGAGGAACGCGCCGCTGAGAACGTCTATATTCAG AAAATGGAGAGGGAGAGGTTGGAGAAGCTGAAGCAGAAGGCTGATAAAGAAAAGgctgagaaaaataaagagtctGCTGAGAAG AAAGCTGAAGAGAGCCACAAGGGTTGA
- the LOC8277750 gene encoding germin-like protein 9-3, producing the protein MASKLLSAVILFLLVAVVTASDPDIITDFIIPANSTAAAIDGNFFTFTGMRSIVAGDDYPPSFKVTKASMAEFPALNGQSVSLAVLEFPAGSVNPPHTHPRSAELLFVVAGSLEVGFIDTTNKLYTQTLQPGDIFVFPKGLVHFQSNSDPKEPAAAVSAFGSANAGTVSVPSTVFATGIDDDVLAKAFKTDIATIQKIKSGLAPKA; encoded by the coding sequence ATGGCCTCAAAATTGTTATCCGCAGTTATTTTGTTTCTGCTAGTTGCAGTAGTTACAGCAAGTGATCCAGATATCATCACAGACTTCATAATCCCAGCAAACTCTACAGCTGCAGCAATAGATGGAAATTTCTTCACCTTCACAGGTATGCGCAGCATAGTTGCTGGTGATGACTACCCACCAAGCTTTAAGGTCACAAAAGCTAGCATGGCAGAGTTTCCAGCTCTTAACGGCCAAAGTGTATCTCTCGCAGTTCTTGAATTCCCTGCAGGTTCTGTTAACCCGCCCCATACTCACCCTCGTTCCGCAGAGCTCTTATTTGTTGTAGCTGGAAGCCTTGAAGTTGGCTTTATTGACACAACGAACAAACTTTACACTCAGACTCTCCAGCCTGGTGACATCTTTGTGTTTCCTAAAGGATTGGTGCATTTCCAATCCAATTCTGATCCTAAGGAACCTGCTGCAGCTGTATCTGCCTTTGGTAGTGCCAATGCAGGAACTGTTTCTGTCCCTTCAACTGTTTTTGCTACTGGGATTGATGATGATGTCCTTGCCAAGGCTTTCAAAACTGATATTGCTACTATCCAGAAGATCAAGTCTGGTCTTGCTCCCAAGGCTTAG